DNA sequence from the Scophthalmus maximus strain ysfricsl-2021 chromosome 1, ASM2237912v1, whole genome shotgun sequence genome:
caggggaggcgcccagggggcatccttaccagatgcccgaaccaccttaactggctcctttctacgcaaaggagcagcggctctactctgagctcctcacggatgactgagcttctcaccctatctctaagggagaccccagccacctttctaaggaaacccatttcggccgcttgtactcgcgatctcgttttttcggtcacgacccatccttcatgaccataggtgagggtaggaacaaagattgaccggtagatcgagagtcacaacggtgcggcaaagcgagtgcaataccgcccccgctgctccaattctacggccaatctcacgctccattgtcccctcacttgcaaacaagaccccgaggtacttaaactcctttacttgaggtaagggctcattccctacccagagtagacaatccaccggtttcctgctgagaaccatggcctcagattttgaggtgctgattctcatcccaaccgctccacactcggctgcgaactgatccagtgagtgctgaagatcacagaccgatggtgccatcaggaccacatcatctgcaaaaagcagtgatgagatccccaggccaccgagctgcaaccccaccccaccacgactacgcctcgatatcctgtccatgaatatcacaaacaggattggtgacaaagcgcacccctggcggagaccaacccccaccgggaacgaatccgacttactgccgagaacccggacacagctattgctttgagtatacagggattggatggccccaagaagtgaccccctcaccccatactccctcagcacctcccacagtatctcccgggggacccggtcatacgccttctccaaatccacaaaccacatgtagactggatgggcatactcccaggccccctccaggatccttgcaagggtaaagagctggtccgttgttccacgtccaggacggaatcgacattgttcctcttcaatctgaggttcgactattggccgaaccctcctttccagcaccttggagtagacttgAAACTGAACCAACAGACAAAATACAATTGACCACATGACATTTACATTAACACAtaacacaattattttaatcCAAGACGAAATAAAGCACTATAATATTCGACATCTAACATAATGTCAtacaatgtaataaaatgtgatagaatataataattgaaaatatctATTAATTTAGAATCAATAGGGAGGTAAACACGGAATAAAGAGCTCTGCTGCAAAACCCTCTCACTTTACTCAAGGCTCCAACtagtggatatatatatatatatatatatatatatatatatatatatatatatatatatatatatatatatatatatatatatacacacacacatattattattttattatacatAAATAACCTGTAAAATTGAATCGTTCCCCTTACTCACTCGCCTGCTGTCTAATTGAGGGCTCAGGTTGATCTGGACTCAACTCTTTCACCTGTAGTTTCTCCGCCAAAGTTTGTCTCTCAAACGGAAGCTGGTGAAGAGAAACTCAATGAATTCACGTCCGTCACTGTCAAGTGTCCGTGTTGTCCACTCCGCTTGGGGTCCGGGTCAGGGATAAACAGAATGAAGCATTGATGTACATTTCATACATTACACACAATTGTGCATTTAAACACTCTTACTTGAAATAAGCGGTTACTGTTGAAAAAACcccattttgttttaaaaaggaaaaaaataaaaacactttccaGCAGGTGGGGCGGCGAATCAGTTCCCTCCAGTGACCAGCCGCCACATGCTCAGAAAGtctttctctgaggtgtttagggtcgattacaatgacctcagttttgtttgtttcatcaaatcaaaacaaatatcaaaccCAAGACGTCAAACCTTCAGAGTGACCACGTGTCACcctgtaataaataaaagacgCTGAAATACAGCcactaaaaaaacaagaacaaccgGCAGATAAGAGGTTAAGTTGCGTCACCGTGACGTGTATTATGTACACGGAAGTTAATCGTCGATCTGCAAAGCTGCAGTGGCTGATAAACGGCATTAGCTCACGTCGTTTATGGGGAATATTGACGGTATTTTGTCACTAACACATACTTAAGCGTCACAACAATAACACCGCGTGAACGTGTGAGGTCTCCGGCGACACTGATGACTGCGCAGTGAGTGGAGCGAGCCGGTGTTATGGCCCAACTGGTTTTCGATTTAACTGGTTCCCGCACctagcagcagcagatgttatCCGCTTCAGTCAGCAGATTCGTCACTCCTTCAGTGAGTATGATTGATCAGTTCGTGTATTTCCTGAGAGGAGCCGAAGGTAACCAGCTGATTCAGGTGAACCCAAATCAACGTGGTCCccggaggatgacatcatctatCAATATGTGACGGACACCTGCACCTCTTTTGTCGTGGCTCACGGTGATTATCGAGGACTTTCAGTGTTGAGTCTTTTGCTGTGGTGAGATCTAATCCAGTTCAATGCGATCTTgcaagaattttattttcttcactttattttttacgtAGGTGGCTGAAAATTAGTGCTTACTTATTCCATCATATTCGCCGCAGTAGATGTGAGATGCGAGCCGATGCGACGTGCAAATTGCcactaatatgtttgtgaaggagtgacgaatctgctgactgaagcggataacatctgctgctgctagGTGCGGGAACAAGTCAAATAGGAAACCAGTTGGGCCATAACACCGGGAAGACGTGCCGTGAGCGAAGCTGCAACCGTGGACCAGACATGTCCACGGGTCACCCGACGCCCGTTTACTCCCACGCCGGACGAGGACGCTTCCAGGATGTGTACGAGCCCGCGGAGGACTCCTTCCTCCTGATGGACGCGCTGGAGAAAGACGCGCAGcggctgcagctgatgaggtCAAACACGGCTCACAACTGTCGTACATGTCCTGTAAAACTCACCTGAACTTGACCTCTGAACCCGGGTGTTCGTCTTCTTCGTTTCTAGCCCTTGTGTGTGCCTGGAGGTCGGCAGTGGCTCTGGAGCGGTCTCCGCGTTTCTGGCCTCAGTGGTTGGATCTCCGGCTTTGCACATGTGAGCTGCTTTCTCGTGAATGAAATGGATTTACTGGTTGATGCATTGGACAGTCTGATCATGCATTGTGTTCCTCTCTCAGTTGCACCGATGTGaatcctgcagcagctcagtgcaCAGAGATGACAGCGTCCTGCAATAATGTTCTACTACAGCCGGTTATCACAGACCTGGTGAGACTTGTAACAGTCACATGCATGATGTGCACAAGTGTAACTGAATCAtgccacaacaaaaacaaaaaagaaacctcAAATACACATTGAAACGTTTCCTGTCCGCCCTCTAGGTGGACTGCCTTCTGCCCCGGCTGAGTGGAAAAGTGGATGTGCTCCTGTTTAACCCTCCCTACGTGGTGACGCCATCAGAAGAGGTGGCTCTGCTCTGTCCCGCACAGGTCAGTGAAGTTTGGTGCATATTAACAGCGAGCGCTTTCCCTTACAGGTCGGCAGCAGAG
Encoded proteins:
- the n6amt1 gene encoding methyltransferase N6AMT1, coding for MSTGHPTPVYSHAGRGRFQDVYEPAEDSFLLMDALEKDAQRLQLMSPCVCLEVGSGSGAVSAFLASVVGSPALHICTDVNPAAAQCTEMTASCNNVLLQPVITDLVDCLLPRLSGKVDVLLFNPPYVVTPSEEVGSRGIEAAWAGGKRGREVTDRFLPLVSQLLSSNGLFYLITIAENDPEEIIKFLGNCDLKGEQCLSARAGNERLSVLRFHRSQL